In a single window of the Streptosporangiales bacterium genome:
- the dxs gene encoding 1-deoxy-D-xylulose-5-phosphate synthase → MSVLASVRGPADLRSLDEAQLVELRREIREVLVDEVTHTGGHLGPNLGVVELTIALHRVFDSPHDRILFDVGHQAYVHKMLTGRQDGFRSRTLRKRGGLSGYPSRQESEHDVIENSHASTALSYADGLAAAYALRGEDRDVAVVVGDGALTGGMSWEALNNIAAEKDRRIVIVVNDNGRSYEPTHGGFAEYLAGLRTNPKYEQMLALIKDTLERTPLVGSALYDALHGIKRGLKDAVSPQGLFEDLGLKYVGPVDGHDVAAVESALRKARRFGGPVIVHCVTQKGRGYAIAEEDEQDCLHQIRKTDQPKTWTDVFGEELVAVADERADVVGVTAAMLHSTGLAALAERHPDRVYDVGIAEQHAVTKAAGLAMGGLHPVVAIYATFLNRAFDQVLMDVALHRLPVTFVLDRAGVTGEDGASHNGMWDLSVLQVVPGLRIAAPRDGIRVRDLFREAVGVSDGPTVVRFPKAAIGGDLDAIERVGETDVLHRDGDRDVLLVAVGAMAATAMDAAERLAAQGLGVTVVDPRWVKPVDPALVEMAGGYGLVAVLEDNGRTGGVGATLGQAIGDAGIEVPVRAFGIPPRFLDHAKRAEVLAEIGLTAQDVAREIVGALGRSGRLAPYTEPRATAGPPR, encoded by the coding sequence GTGAGTGTGCTCGCATCTGTGCGCGGCCCCGCCGACCTGAGGTCTCTCGACGAGGCGCAGCTCGTCGAACTCCGACGCGAGATCCGCGAGGTGCTCGTCGACGAGGTCACGCACACCGGCGGCCACCTCGGGCCCAACCTCGGTGTGGTCGAGCTCACGATCGCGTTGCACCGCGTGTTCGACTCGCCACACGACCGCATCCTCTTCGACGTCGGCCACCAGGCGTACGTGCACAAGATGCTGACCGGTAGGCAGGACGGCTTCCGGTCCCGCACCCTGCGGAAGCGCGGTGGCCTCTCCGGCTACCCGAGCCGGCAGGAGTCCGAGCACGACGTCATCGAGAACTCCCATGCGTCGACGGCGCTTTCCTACGCCGACGGGCTGGCCGCGGCCTACGCGCTACGTGGGGAGGACCGCGACGTCGCGGTGGTCGTCGGCGACGGCGCGCTCACCGGCGGCATGTCGTGGGAGGCCCTCAACAACATCGCGGCGGAGAAGGACCGCAGGATCGTCATCGTCGTCAACGACAACGGGCGCTCGTACGAGCCGACGCACGGCGGGTTCGCGGAGTACCTCGCCGGACTGCGCACCAACCCGAAGTACGAGCAGATGCTGGCGCTCATCAAGGACACGCTCGAACGCACCCCGCTGGTGGGTTCAGCGCTGTACGACGCACTGCACGGCATCAAACGCGGACTCAAGGACGCCGTGAGCCCGCAGGGCCTCTTCGAGGACCTCGGGCTGAAGTACGTCGGACCGGTCGACGGGCACGACGTGGCGGCGGTCGAGTCGGCGCTGCGCAAGGCGCGCAGGTTCGGCGGACCCGTCATCGTCCACTGCGTCACGCAGAAGGGGCGCGGCTACGCCATCGCCGAGGAGGACGAGCAGGACTGCCTGCACCAGATCCGCAAGACCGACCAGCCGAAGACCTGGACCGACGTGTTCGGCGAGGAGCTCGTCGCCGTGGCCGACGAACGTGCGGACGTCGTCGGCGTCACCGCGGCCATGCTTCACTCGACCGGGCTGGCGGCACTGGCCGAGCGGCATCCCGACCGCGTCTACGACGTCGGCATCGCCGAGCAGCACGCGGTCACCAAGGCGGCCGGGCTCGCCATGGGCGGACTGCACCCGGTGGTCGCGATCTATGCCACGTTCCTCAACCGGGCGTTCGACCAGGTGCTGATGGACGTCGCCCTGCACCGGCTGCCCGTCACGTTCGTGCTCGACCGGGCGGGCGTCACGGGCGAGGACGGTGCCAGCCACAACGGCATGTGGGACCTGTCGGTGCTCCAGGTCGTGCCCGGCCTGCGCATCGCCGCTCCGCGCGACGGCATCCGTGTCCGTGACCTGTTCCGCGAGGCCGTCGGCGTCTCCGACGGGCCGACCGTCGTCCGCTTCCCCAAGGCCGCCATCGGCGGCGACCTCGACGCGATCGAGCGGGTGGGCGAGACCGACGTGCTGCACCGTGACGGCGACCGCGACGTGCTGCTCGTCGCCGTCGGCGCGATGGCGGCCACGGCGATGGACGCCGCGGAGCGCCTGGCGGCGCAGGGACTCGGCGTCACCGTGGTCGACCCGCGCTGGGTCAAGCCGGTCGACCCCGCACTCGTCGAGATGGCCGGCGGCTACGGCCTCGTCGCGGTGCTCGAGGACAACGGCCGCACCGGCGGCGTCGGCGCCACGCTCGGCCAGGCGATCGGCGACGCGGGCATCGAGGTGCCCGTCCGCGCATTCGGCATCCCGCCACGCTTCCTCGACCACGCGAAGCGTGCCGAGGTACTCGCCGAGATCGGCCTCACCGCGCAGGACGTCGCCCGTGAGATCGTCGGCGCCCTGGGCCGCTCCGGCCGACTGGCGCCGTACACCGAGCCACGTGCCACGGCAGGGCCGCCACGTTGA
- the acnA gene encoding aconitate hydratase AcnA, giving the protein MHDMAVNSYGARSTLRVGERDLEIYRLDAVSGADDLPYSLKVLLENLLRTEDGANVTADDIAALAAWDPASTPSREIQYTPARVLLQDFTGVPAIVDLAAMRQAMTELGGDPARINPLAPVELVIDHSVVADFFGVHDAIDRNIALEFERNEERYQFLKWGQQAFDNFRVVPPNTGIVHQVNIEYLARVVFERDGVAYPDTLVGTDSHTTMVNGLGVLGWGVGGIEAEAAMLGQPVSMLIPRVVGFKLTGELPEGATATDLVLTITEMLRRHGVVGKFVEFYGPGVGNVPLANRATIGNMSPEYGSTCAIFPIDQETIEYLRLTGRSAEQLALVEAYAKEQGIWHRPDRTPRFSETLELDLGSVVPSIAGPKRPQDRISLSDAKATFRNVLTDYTDGSVTNGPAQSAVDEAVEETFPASDPTAHAEHENGKGAPRETVSAAATADGRPSNPVRVRLDDGGEFELDHGAVVIAAITSCTNTSNPQVMVSAALIAKKAVEYGLSRKPWVKTTLAPGSKVVMDYYDRAGLTPYLDKLGFNLVGYGCTTCIGNSGPLQDEISQAVNDGDLAVASVLSGNRNFEGRINPDCKMNFLASPPLVVAYALAGSMDIDITRDPLGTSSDGTPVYLSDLWPSNHEVDEVIASALQSEMFTRDYADVFKGDDQWNSLAIPEGKIFEWDEQSTYVRRPPYFDGMPAEPQPLKDISGARVLAWVGDSVTTDHISPAGSIKPDSPAGDYLSEHGVERRSFNSYGSRRGNHEVMIRGTFANIRLRNKLLDGVEGGFTRDLTTGEQATMYDASVAYVERGTPLVILAGKEYGSGSSRDWAAKGTLLLGVRAVIAESYERIHRSNLIGMGVLPLQYQDGESAESLGLTGDETFDITGVEGADEIPREVRVKAGDTEFTATLRIDTPGEADYYRHGGILQYVLRSLRDQG; this is encoded by the coding sequence GTGCACGACATGGCGGTCAACAGCTACGGGGCCCGGAGCACGCTTCGAGTAGGTGAGCGCGACCTCGAGATCTACCGCCTCGACGCCGTGTCGGGGGCGGACGACCTCCCGTACAGCCTCAAGGTCCTGCTCGAGAACCTGCTGCGCACCGAGGACGGGGCCAACGTCACCGCGGACGACATCGCGGCGCTCGCCGCCTGGGACCCGGCGAGCACGCCGAGTCGCGAGATCCAGTACACCCCCGCCCGGGTGCTGCTGCAGGACTTCACCGGAGTGCCCGCGATCGTCGACCTGGCGGCCATGCGCCAGGCGATGACCGAGCTCGGCGGCGACCCGGCCAGGATCAACCCGCTCGCTCCCGTGGAACTGGTGATCGACCACTCCGTCGTCGCCGACTTCTTCGGCGTGCACGACGCGATCGACCGCAACATCGCGCTGGAGTTCGAGCGCAACGAGGAGCGCTACCAGTTCCTCAAGTGGGGCCAGCAGGCGTTCGACAACTTCCGCGTCGTGCCCCCGAACACCGGCATCGTGCACCAGGTCAACATCGAGTACCTCGCCCGCGTGGTGTTCGAGCGCGACGGCGTCGCGTACCCCGACACCCTCGTCGGCACCGACTCCCACACCACGATGGTCAACGGCCTCGGCGTGCTCGGCTGGGGTGTCGGCGGTATCGAGGCCGAGGCCGCGATGCTCGGCCAGCCGGTCAGCATGCTGATCCCGCGTGTCGTCGGCTTCAAGCTCACCGGTGAGCTGCCCGAGGGCGCGACGGCGACCGACCTCGTCCTCACGATCACCGAGATGCTGCGCCGCCACGGCGTGGTCGGCAAGTTCGTGGAGTTCTACGGTCCCGGCGTCGGCAACGTCCCGCTCGCCAACCGCGCCACGATCGGCAACATGAGCCCCGAGTACGGCTCCACCTGCGCGATCTTCCCGATCGACCAGGAGACCATCGAGTACCTCAGGCTCACCGGCCGATCCGCCGAGCAGCTCGCCCTCGTCGAGGCGTACGCCAAGGAGCAGGGCATCTGGCACCGGCCCGACCGCACACCCAGGTTCTCCGAGACCCTGGAGCTCGACCTCGGCTCCGTGGTGCCGAGCATCGCCGGCCCGAAGCGTCCGCAGGACCGCATCTCGCTGTCCGACGCGAAGGCGACCTTCCGCAACGTGCTGACCGACTACACCGACGGCTCCGTCACCAACGGGCCGGCGCAGTCCGCGGTCGACGAGGCGGTGGAGGAGACGTTCCCCGCGTCCGACCCGACCGCGCACGCCGAGCACGAGAACGGCAAGGGCGCACCGCGCGAGACCGTCTCGGCCGCGGCGACCGCCGACGGCCGCCCGAGCAACCCTGTGCGGGTGCGCCTGGACGACGGCGGGGAGTTCGAGCTCGACCACGGAGCCGTGGTCATCGCCGCCATCACCTCGTGCACCAACACCTCGAACCCGCAGGTGATGGTGTCGGCCGCCCTGATCGCGAAGAAGGCCGTCGAGTACGGCCTCTCCCGCAAGCCGTGGGTCAAGACGACACTGGCACCCGGGTCGAAGGTCGTCATGGACTACTACGACCGTGCGGGCCTCACGCCGTACCTCGACAAGCTCGGCTTCAACCTCGTCGGCTACGGCTGCACGACGTGCATCGGCAACTCCGGTCCGCTGCAGGACGAGATCAGCCAGGCGGTCAACGACGGCGACCTCGCGGTCGCGTCGGTGCTGTCGGGCAACCGGAACTTCGAGGGCCGCATCAACCCCGACTGCAAGATGAACTTCCTCGCATCGCCACCGCTCGTCGTCGCGTACGCGCTCGCGGGGTCGATGGACATCGACATCACGCGTGACCCGCTGGGCACGAGCTCCGACGGCACGCCGGTCTACCTCTCCGACCTGTGGCCGTCGAACCACGAGGTCGACGAGGTCATCGCGTCCGCGCTGCAGTCGGAGATGTTCACGCGCGACTACGCCGACGTCTTCAAGGGCGACGACCAGTGGAACTCCCTCGCCATCCCCGAGGGCAAGATCTTCGAGTGGGACGAGCAGTCGACCTACGTGCGCCGCCCGCCGTACTTCGACGGCATGCCGGCCGAGCCGCAGCCGCTGAAGGACATCAGCGGTGCCCGCGTGCTCGCCTGGGTCGGCGACTCGGTGACGACCGACCACATCTCCCCGGCCGGCTCGATCAAGCCGGACAGCCCCGCGGGGGACTACCTGAGCGAGCACGGCGTCGAGCGCAGGTCGTTCAACTCCTACGGCTCGCGTCGCGGCAACCACGAGGTGATGATCCGCGGCACGTTCGCCAACATCCGGCTCCGCAACAAGCTGCTCGACGGCGTCGAGGGCGGGTTCACCAGGGACCTCACCACCGGTGAGCAGGCGACGATGTACGACGCCTCGGTCGCGTACGTCGAGCGGGGCACGCCGCTGGTGATCCTCGCCGGCAAGGAGTACGGGTCCGGCTCGTCTCGCGACTGGGCGGCGAAGGGCACGCTGTTGCTCGGCGTGCGCGCCGTGATCGCCGAGTCGTACGAGCGGATCCACCGGTCCAACCTGATCGGCATGGGCGTGCTCCCGCTGCAGTACCAGGACGGCGAGTCGGCCGAGTCGCTCGGGCTCACCGGCGACGAGACGTTCGACATCACCGGCGTCGAGGGTGCCGACGAGATTCCGCGCGAGGTGCGGGTGAAGGCCGGTGACACCGAGTTCACCGCCACGCTCCGCATCGACACACCGGGTGAGGCCGACTACTACCGGCACGGCGGCATCCTGCAGTACGTGCTGCGGTCGCTCCGCGACCAGGGCTGA
- a CDS encoding TRAM domain-containing protein: MSEVGDVLELAVDTVAHGGWCVARHDGMVVFVRHALPGERVRARVTDRRKAFLRADCVEVLAASPDRVEPPCAYARRCGGCDWQHVTPAEQRALKAAVVEEQLRRLAGVELPVEVEEVPGAPDGLGWRTRVTFGVDHMGHAGFLAHRSHDVVPVDRCVIAHPAVEALGVEGRSWPGVRQVEVAASATSGESVVRPTPGPAPRDLVHEQAAGRTWQVTGTGFWQVHPGASDVLVDAVLAALDPRDGESALDLYAGVGLFAGALAARLGPGGRVTAVESGRAAVRDARANLADVPTVTVRAGDVEQVLRRLRLRRADLVVLDPPRRGAGRAVVDLLARIETRRVAYVACDPAALARDVRYYQDRGWRLTGLRAFDLFPMTHHVECVALLEPS; the protein is encoded by the coding sequence GTGAGTGAGGTCGGTGACGTCCTCGAGCTGGCGGTCGACACCGTCGCGCACGGCGGTTGGTGCGTCGCCAGGCATGACGGCATGGTCGTGTTCGTCAGGCACGCGCTGCCCGGGGAACGTGTCCGGGCGCGGGTCACGGACCGGCGTAAGGCCTTCCTGCGCGCGGACTGCGTCGAGGTGCTCGCCGCGTCTCCCGACCGGGTCGAGCCGCCGTGTGCGTACGCACGACGGTGCGGCGGCTGCGACTGGCAGCACGTGACGCCCGCCGAGCAGCGCGCGCTCAAGGCCGCGGTCGTCGAGGAGCAGCTGCGCAGGCTCGCCGGCGTCGAGCTGCCGGTCGAGGTCGAGGAGGTGCCGGGCGCACCAGACGGCCTCGGCTGGCGCACGCGGGTGACGTTCGGTGTCGACCACATGGGACACGCCGGTTTTCTCGCGCACCGGTCGCACGACGTGGTGCCGGTCGACCGCTGCGTCATCGCCCACCCCGCGGTCGAGGCCCTCGGCGTCGAGGGTCGCTCGTGGCCGGGTGTCCGGCAGGTCGAGGTCGCGGCGTCGGCGACGTCGGGGGAGTCGGTCGTCCGTCCGACGCCGGGCCCGGCGCCGCGCGATCTCGTGCACGAGCAGGCGGCGGGCCGTACCTGGCAGGTGACGGGGACCGGCTTCTGGCAGGTGCACCCCGGCGCCTCCGACGTCCTCGTCGACGCGGTGCTCGCCGCGCTCGACCCGCGTGACGGAGAGTCCGCGCTCGACCTGTACGCGGGGGTCGGCCTGTTCGCCGGCGCTCTCGCGGCACGCCTCGGACCCGGCGGCCGGGTCACCGCGGTGGAGTCGGGCCGTGCCGCCGTCCGCGACGCTCGGGCCAACCTCGCCGACGTGCCGACGGTGACGGTGCGCGCGGGGGACGTCGAGCAGGTGCTGCGGCGACTCCGGCTGCGACGCGCCGACCTCGTCGTGCTCGACCCGCCGCGGCGGGGTGCGGGGCGGGCCGTGGTGGACCTCCTCGCGCGCATCGAGACCAGGCGAGTCGCGTACGTGGCCTGCGATCCGGCCGCCCTCGCCAGGGACGTGCGGTACTACCAGGACCGCGGCTGGCGGCTGACCGGACTGCGCGCGTTCGACCTGTTCCCGATGACCCACCACGTCGAATGCGTCGCCCTGCTGGAGCCGAGCTGA
- a CDS encoding amino acid permease, translating to MPSAVHALKRLVVGRPRRSEQLHETLLSKRIALPVFASDPLSSVAYAPDEIFIMLSIAGLTAYSYSWKVGLAVVVVMFTVVASYRQNVHAYPSGGGDYEVAGTNLGNRFGKVVASALLVDYVLTVAVSISSGVQNAAAAMPFIRGHETWVAVGLVVLLMAMNLRGIKEAGTAFAVPTYLFVTAVMGMIAWGFGRYLLGDLPQAESARFTVAPDPGFVEGFTGLAAVFLILRTFSSGSAALTGVEAISNGVPAFRKPKSRNAATTLLLMGVIAVTMEMGILGLANLTNLRYVDPEDAAHKLLLGGEPVGDGYTQTTVMGQLGHAVFDNFPPGFYFLIAATGVILILAANTAFSGFPVLGSILARDGYLPKQLHTRGDRLAFSNGIVLLAGAAIVLIVAFDAEVTRLIQLYIVGVFVSFTVSQTGMVRHWTRLLRTERSPDVRRRMQRSRAINAFGLCMTGTVLVIVLVTKFTHGAWIAIAAMFVLYLLMSGIQRHYGRVNAELTPDEDEDTTLPSRVHAIVLVSRIHRPALRAVSYARATRPDVLEAVSVQVDPEETRRLQEEWDRLGLPVRLKVLDSPYREMTRPFVDYLRTIRRSSPRDVVTVFLPEYVVGHWWEQVLHNQSALRLKARLLFEPGIMVTNVPWQLSSSHRIVGRLEREAELAATEHHPADTRE from the coding sequence GTGCCCAGCGCTGTCCATGCCCTGAAGAGGCTGGTGGTCGGTCGACCACGCCGCTCCGAGCAGCTACACGAGACCCTCCTGTCGAAGCGCATCGCACTTCCGGTGTTCGCGAGCGACCCACTCTCGTCGGTTGCCTACGCCCCGGACGAGATCTTCATCATGCTCTCGATCGCCGGGCTGACCGCCTACTCGTACTCCTGGAAGGTCGGCCTCGCGGTCGTCGTCGTCATGTTCACGGTCGTCGCGTCGTACCGGCAGAACGTGCACGCGTACCCGAGCGGCGGCGGCGACTACGAGGTCGCGGGGACGAACCTCGGTAACCGGTTCGGGAAGGTCGTCGCCAGTGCGCTGCTGGTCGACTACGTCCTGACGGTCGCGGTGTCGATCTCCTCCGGTGTGCAGAACGCGGCCGCGGCGATGCCGTTCATACGCGGTCACGAGACATGGGTGGCCGTCGGGCTCGTCGTGCTGCTCATGGCGATGAACCTGCGGGGCATCAAGGAGGCGGGAACGGCGTTCGCCGTCCCGACGTACCTCTTCGTCACCGCGGTCATGGGCATGATCGCGTGGGGGTTCGGCCGGTATCTCCTGGGTGACCTGCCGCAGGCCGAGAGCGCCAGGTTCACCGTGGCGCCCGATCCGGGGTTCGTCGAGGGCTTCACGGGCCTCGCCGCCGTCTTCCTGATCCTGCGCACCTTCTCGTCGGGGTCGGCGGCCCTGACCGGCGTCGAGGCGATCAGCAACGGTGTGCCTGCCTTTCGCAAGCCGAAGAGCCGCAACGCGGCGACCACGCTGCTGCTGATGGGTGTCATCGCCGTCACGATGGAGATGGGCATCCTCGGCCTCGCCAACCTCACCAACCTCCGGTACGTGGACCCCGAAGACGCCGCACACAAACTGCTGCTCGGCGGAGAGCCGGTGGGCGACGGCTACACCCAGACCACCGTGATGGGGCAACTCGGCCATGCCGTGTTCGACAACTTCCCGCCGGGCTTCTACTTCCTCATCGCCGCCACGGGCGTGATCCTGATCCTCGCCGCGAACACCGCGTTCAGCGGGTTCCCGGTGCTGGGCTCGATCCTGGCGCGCGACGGATACCTGCCCAAGCAGCTGCACACCAGGGGTGACAGGCTCGCGTTCAGCAACGGCATCGTGCTCCTCGCCGGCGCCGCGATCGTCCTGATCGTCGCGTTCGACGCCGAGGTGACCCGGCTCATCCAGCTGTACATCGTCGGGGTGTTCGTGTCGTTCACGGTGAGCCAGACCGGCATGGTGCGGCACTGGACCCGGCTGCTACGCACCGAACGGTCGCCGGACGTCCGGCGGCGCATGCAGCGGTCGCGGGCGATCAACGCGTTCGGCCTGTGCATGACCGGCACGGTCCTGGTGATCGTGCTGGTCACCAAGTTCACCCACGGCGCGTGGATCGCGATCGCCGCGATGTTCGTGCTGTACCTGCTGATGAGCGGCATCCAACGGCACTACGGGCGGGTCAATGCGGAGCTGACTCCCGACGAGGACGAGGACACGACGCTGCCCTCGCGGGTCCACGCGATCGTGCTGGTCTCGCGCATCCACCGTCCCGCGCTGCGCGCCGTGTCGTACGCCCGCGCGACGCGGCCGGACGTCCTCGAGGCCGTGTCGGTCCAGGTCGACCCCGAGGAGACCCGGCGGTTGCAGGAGGAGTGGGACCGGCTCGGCCTGCCGGTGCGGCTCAAGGTGCTCGACTCCCCCTACCGCGAGATGACGCGTCCGTTCGTCGACTACCTCAGGACGATCAGGCGGTCCAGCCCGCGCGACGTCGTCACGGTGTTCCTGCCCGAGTACGTCGTGGGTCACTGGTGGGAGCAGGTGCTGCACAACCAGAGCGCGCTGCGGCTGAAGGCGCGACTGCTGTTCGAGCCCGGCATCATGGTCACCAACGTGCCGTGGCAGCTCAGCTCGTCCCACCGCATCGTCGGTCGCCTCGAGCGCGAGGCCGAGCTCGCGGCGACGGAGCATCATCCTGCGGACACCCGTGAGTGA
- a CDS encoding TrkA family potassium uptake protein: MHCVILGCGRVGSLLAQTLEQRGHSVAIIDMNTTAFRRLGSHFEGKRVEGYGFDRHVLVEAGIEQAHAFAAVSSGDNSNIITARIARETFNVENVVARIYDPRRAEVYQRLGIPTVATVQWTTDRILRRLVPEGNEPEWQEAHGHVVMVEIPVHPGWVGSTVASLEDTVGCRVACISRMGEAVVPTGGTTIQEDDMVHAVVAGTAQADVTGALGKPPAGGE; this comes from the coding sequence GTGCACTGCGTCATCCTCGGCTGCGGCCGCGTGGGTTCCTTGCTCGCCCAGACCCTCGAGCAACGTGGTCACTCGGTGGCCATCATCGACATGAACACCACCGCGTTCCGCCGGTTGGGCAGCCATTTCGAGGGCAAGCGAGTGGAGGGGTACGGCTTCGACCGCCACGTCCTGGTGGAGGCCGGGATCGAGCAGGCACATGCCTTCGCGGCCGTGAGCAGCGGCGACAACTCGAACATCATCACCGCCAGGATCGCGCGCGAGACCTTCAACGTCGAGAACGTCGTCGCCCGCATCTACGACCCCCGCCGCGCCGAGGTGTACCAGCGGCTCGGCATCCCCACCGTCGCCACGGTGCAGTGGACCACCGACCGCATCCTGCGCCGGCTCGTACCGGAGGGCAACGAGCCCGAGTGGCAGGAGGCTCACGGCCACGTGGTCATGGTCGAGATCCCCGTCCACCCCGGCTGGGTCGGCTCGACCGTGGCCTCGCTCGAGGACACCGTCGGCTGCCGCGTCGCGTGCATCAGCAGGATGGGCGAGGCCGTGGTGCCGACGGGCGGGACCACTATCCAGGAGGACGACATGGTGCACGCGGTCGTGGCCGGCACGGCTCAGGCCGACGTCACGGGTGCTCTCGGCAAGCCGCCGGCGGGAGGCGAGTGA
- a CDS encoding TrkA family potassium uptake protein, which yields MRVAIAGAGAVGRSIATELLENGHEVLLIDKDPRAIRVDSVPRAEWLLADACEISSLDEAAFNRCHVVVAASGDDKVNLVVSLLARTEFGVPRTVARVNHPDNEWLFNDSWGVDVAVSTPRMLCALVEEAVSVGDLVRLMTFRQSNANLVETTLAESSGLVGEKVSTVDWPSDTALVAILRGGRVLVPSGDDTLEAGDELLLVTTEEVEEQLDELLHRNQRD from the coding sequence ATGCGGGTCGCGATCGCCGGAGCGGGAGCCGTCGGCAGGTCGATCGCCACGGAGCTGCTCGAGAACGGCCACGAGGTCCTGCTCATCGACAAGGACCCCCGCGCCATCCGGGTCGACTCGGTCCCCCGCGCCGAGTGGCTGCTGGCGGACGCCTGCGAGATCTCCTCGCTCGACGAGGCTGCCTTCAACCGGTGCCACGTGGTCGTCGCCGCGAGCGGAGACGACAAGGTCAACCTCGTCGTCTCCCTCCTCGCACGCACCGAGTTCGGCGTGCCCCGCACGGTCGCGCGGGTCAACCACCCCGACAACGAGTGGCTCTTCAACGACTCCTGGGGTGTCGACGTCGCGGTCTCCACGCCCCGCATGCTCTGCGCCCTCGTCGAGGAGGCCGTGTCGGTCGGCGACCTCGTCCGGCTGATGACCTTCCGGCAGAGCAACGCCAACCTCGTCGAGACCACCCTCGCCGAGAGCTCCGGCCTGGTCGGCGAGAAGGTCAGCACCGTCGACTGGCCGTCCGACACCGCCCTGGTCGCCATCCTCCGTGGCGGACGCGTGCTCGTCCCGAGCGGGGACGACACGCTCGAAGCCGGTGACGAGCTGCTGCTCGTGACGACGGAGGAGGTCGAGGAGCAGCTCGACGAGCTCCTCCACCGCAACCAGCGCGACTAG
- a CDS encoding DUF3159 domain-containing protein, with amino-acid sequence MTGQHTGREPDAETAVAGDERDDTAPDADSPSSAEQQRRSLLNAVGGGRGALETSVPGLAFVTIFAIWNEIRLAAVVAAGLGVVLLLIRLVRRETVQYAVGGFAGVLIAGLFAASTGDATNYFLPSILKNLGFAVLYGASVLVKWPLLGVLIGPLLKENFAWRQHPARRRVYAQATLVWAAMFVLRLGVMLPLFLLDQTVALGVAGVALGWPVFAVVAWLTWMLIRRVPPVVPPATAS; translated from the coding sequence ATGACCGGACAGCACACGGGTCGCGAGCCCGACGCCGAGACCGCCGTCGCCGGCGACGAGCGCGACGACACCGCGCCGGACGCCGACTCCCCGTCGTCTGCGGAGCAGCAGCGCAGGTCGTTGCTCAACGCCGTGGGTGGCGGGCGCGGCGCGCTCGAGACCAGCGTGCCCGGCCTGGCGTTCGTCACCATCTTCGCGATCTGGAACGAGATCAGGCTCGCCGCGGTCGTCGCCGCGGGCCTCGGCGTCGTCCTGCTGCTCATCAGGCTGGTGCGCAGGGAGACCGTCCAGTACGCGGTAGGCGGCTTCGCCGGCGTCCTGATCGCCGGTCTGTTCGCGGCGAGCACGGGCGACGCGACGAACTACTTCCTGCCCAGCATCCTCAAGAACCTCGGCTTCGCCGTCCTGTACGGCGCCTCGGTGCTGGTCAAGTGGCCGTTGCTCGGGGTCCTGATCGGCCCGCTGTTGAAGGAGAACTTCGCCTGGCGGCAGCACCCGGCGCGGCGGCGTGTCTACGCCCAGGCCACCCTCGTCTGGGCGGCCATGTTCGTGCTGCGCCTCGGCGTGATGCTGCCGCTGTTCCTGCTCGACCAGACCGTCGCCCTCGGCGTCGCCGGCGTCGCACTCGGCTGGCCGGTGTTCGCGGTGGTCGCGTGGCTCACCTGGATGCTGATCAGGCGCGTTCCGCCGGTCGTCCCCCCGGCGACCGCCTCCTAG
- a CDS encoding DNA-binding protein: MSRREARRPGFAGRLRRLFSPTAELDAEELKETTEELGATPVRQCSDRCRYVVAGTVRTVTMQPRGGAPSLEAELYDGSDVLTVVWLGRRRIHGIEPGRRLRVDGLVATTTDGRLVMYNPKYELMVGRPS; encoded by the coding sequence ATGTCACGCCGTGAGGCACGTCGACCGGGGTTCGCGGGACGACTGAGGCGCCTGTTCTCCCCGACGGCCGAGCTCGACGCCGAGGAGCTCAAGGAGACCACGGAGGAGCTCGGCGCCACCCCGGTCCGCCAGTGCTCGGACAGGTGCCGTTACGTCGTGGCGGGCACCGTGCGTACGGTGACGATGCAGCCGCGCGGCGGTGCGCCGTCTCTCGAGGCCGAGCTCTACGACGGGTCGGACGTCCTGACCGTGGTCTGGCTCGGCCGGCGACGCATCCACGGCATCGAACCCGGGCGCCGGCTGCGGGTCGACGGCCTGGTGGCGACCACCACCGACGGGCGGCTTGTCATGTACAACCCCAAATACGAGCTGATGGTGGGACGACCGAGCTGA